TTGCGTGTTTTTTGACGCGTTCTTTTCCACAATTTAAACAAGAATATTCTTTTTAGCTAAAGGCGAGGCCGAATTAGGAAGAATCCTTAAGAAAAACAACGTGAGGAGAACCAGTGtcataataataactaaaatatactGGAGTACCAAGTGAGTATCACATGTAAAGGTGCTTCTACAAATCCCGTTGTAATGCTAAATGTGACCGTACCATTTAAAATAGCTTGTGGTTCGTAGTCGCAGCAGGTTCGGTGCCTTAACGCAGCAACCTATCTCGGCCACGACATTTAATCAATAATTGCAGCTCATTATATCTATAAGGAGACATctacaaaaaacaatacatgGGCCGGTCAAATTTAATCGGTTCCGTAAAAAACGTATTAATAATCGTCTTGTAACTatacaaaattactaaattaaccCGAAAAATTGGACTATATGCTTAGGTATGTATGTTCCAATTCAAGTTATTTCAACTTTGTTTAAGTTCGGACGAGCGCGGCTTGTCGCGACGGCACATCATCGAGAGCGTTAAGGCATCGCTCGGTCGCCTCCAAACGGAATACATTGATGTGGTTTTATTGCATAAAGCGGACCCTGTCTGCCCAATGTCAGGTAACTGctgatttaatgttatattaatatttcatttgaatgGGCTATTCAATTTCGACAATGTTCATTGCGGCTTTATTTTTGCAGAGCTAGTTCGAGCAATGAACCACGTAATCAACCAAGGCTGGGTCATGTACTGGGGCACAGCTCGCTGGTCTCCCTCCGAGGTAAACCACtattacattttgaataaGTCATGTAATGAGCTgatttgatgatgatgatgaaaaggAATTGCTCTTGTCCTCTATCATCATCTCAACACTCGACAATTATATCTTATACCTAAGCTGCGCCTTTGCATATTTTATATCGATTACCTTCCTACATGCTATTGGTAACTATGGGGTAACGACAATCATTTTGTTGTGTGTAGCTAGTTTTGCTTCGACTGCGCTGCCTAAATATTTTGTCGAACttttatttacagtaattttaaaatgatgtcATATTTGTTTGTATAAGCGTTTTAAATGCGATCGTGTGTTATCCCTTTCTGTGACATTTGCCGTCGCGAATAAGAGACTATTGCGCGTAATGCAGTTGTGTGATAGTGGTGATGGGTCCAAGAGAAATGCCAATACCCATGAAACTCATGGCCGTGGTCCTGGCGCAGATAATGGAAGCGTACACCAACTGCAAGCACGCCAACTGCATCACCCCCATTGTTGAGCAGACCGAATACAACATGTTCTGCAGGGACAAGCCGGAGCTGCACATGCCCGAGCTCTACCACAAGATCGGCGTCGGTGAGTCCCCTCGTGCCCCATCACTAATGCTGAGCTCCACACGTAGAGAATCAACCActctcaaaattaaatatttttataaaatacatttatgtatgtaactACTCAACAAAGACAATAATAGGCAAATTGTATACAATGACAGGCATGATGGTGTGGTCTGCCATCACGACGGGCAGCCGGGTCGGGCGCGACGACTGCGCCGGTCTCTTCGCCAAGTCCAGGTTCAACCGCAAGTCGAGCACCTTCAGTTGGTGCGAAGAGAATCTAGCGCTCACAGAAGTACGTATGCAACTCATTTGTACATTATCTCATCAgacttaaatattgtttaatattagacTAATTTTGCTCGAGACTTCGTCCGAgctaaattaacaaaagaaaaccttGTATTTCACTTAGTGACAGTTTCACTTTCTCGTggaaaaagaattatttaaatcggtCTTGAAGTTGTTGAGTTTCTtcgttaaatacaaaaatgcaaatgtttcgtctttataaaattatattatgcatAGATCTATAGTCGTAGTTGTCGGTGACGATCAAATTACgagaaaatttgtattatggtacggatatatatttcaaatatataatatatggtACACATCACAGCATACAGCGATGGGTGGTGCGGAAGGCAGGGAGCCGTCGGGCGAGGCCCCACGCACGTACGGGGAGAAGCTGCGCGCCCTGCACGACCTCGCCGACACTTTGAGTGCGTGCATGCATGCtcctatttatatatacatacttatACCGCATTAGCCCCGTTCACTTTGCCTCTACCAATGCGATCcagttttacattattaacttGCCACTACGGATAGGGGCTACAAGTTAGCGTGTCCGTACGAGTGTATGTAGGAAGATTGTGTGCATATACGAGACCAGTACGACAGGTTCTTGCTTTTTCCATCATTTGGGTGAGGGAATGATTTGAGGACGTATTATTTTGCCCATCGACTGGCTAAAGGCGAATATTCTCTCGTCAGACTGCACAATGAGCCAGCTGGCGGTGGCGTGGTGCCTCAAAAACGAGGCGGTCAACTGCGTGCTGCTCGGCGCCACCAGCGTCGACCATTTCAAACACCATATTCACGCTCTTCAGGTAAGTAATgccatttaataaacaaaaagttgTGTTTGATCTATCAAAAAGTCAAAATCAAAAAGTTGTGGTTGATTGTAAGTACAGGAAACGATAGCGAGAGTCTGTTCATGTTTGTGCAGATAGTGCCGCAGCTGACGCCGGCTGTCATGGCGCAAGTGGAGCGGCTGCTGGGCAACAAACCGCAGCGGCCGCCCATGCTCTCCACCCTCGCCATGCGCAGCCAGCAGGCCGGCAACACCGTCAGGATCGACATGCCGTTAGTCTCTTGCCACCTCCACTCTCTTGCCAACTCCACTTTACTCAACTCCACTTTAccaacacacacacacacgcacacacactCACACATCCACCCCACCACACATACACCCACACACACGCGCACACACCCACCCACACATGCGACCACACACTCATTTACTGATCTCTGTGAGTTCGCGGTATTCGCGGTTCTTAGTCGAGCACACATTAAACAGCTTTTCAACCGACAGGGGCGGCGCGGCCTCGGGCGCTGGCACGCCCAAGCCGGAGGGCGAAGCGTCGGCCGAGGGCGAGGCCTCCACGCCCGCCAAAGAGTCCGGCCGCTCCTTCTGCGACATTCAGTGACCGTGGTGGCGCGGGAGCACTGAATCTGCTTCCAAATCTTCTAAATCTAAGGTCATTAACGAATACTTATTACCAATTATTAGCTAATAGttacgtttttaaaataacataagttTACAgtgaaatagttttaaaaatagattgacTTTTTCACAGGAATCCCTCAAGGATGCAAaacctaagttttttttgaacAACGCGGGAGAAGTCATCAAAAGGACAGGTGAATATATTTTACCCACGTGGTTCATCAACCTGATATCACCGTCCGGCGTCGCCTTGAATAAATCGTTCGCGTCGTTTAACAGAGCAAGACGGTATATCGAGAGACGTGGTGGTATCGGTTTCGTCTCTGAAGGGCAAGCAGCCAGCCTCGGGCGGCGACAAGGCGAAGAAGTCCAAGTCGGAGCCTTCGCGGGCGCGCTCCGCCTCGCTGCAGCGCTCGCCCTCGGGCCCGCTGTGTGCGGCACGCGACCGCCGCCGCTCACGGCTCGACCTCGGCTCCCCCGCCGCGACCGCCGACATCTAACATCGCCCCGCCCCACCTCTTCTCTGCTCTACTCTACTCTACTCCTGccacattattatttatacgtcCAGACATTCGTGCGCACATACAAAAACCATTTACGAGTCTACCGCggctctctctctctcttgtAAACACTCAGAGCCATAGTTACATAGAGCTCGGGGCGTGTCGCATCGCCTTCGCCCACTTAAACACACTCACGGccaaattaaaagtaatcgGATTCTGTAATGTTTCAAGTTGTAGACACAACTCTTAAACTCAATCATTGtaagctataaaataattatataaagcaTAACAAAGTAGAGAGAGGGCAGCGATATCCCACTGAATGAATCTGGACGTATACATAATGATCGCAAGTAAGTATTATTAGATGTTTAATTGTACTGTATAGATAGAGTAACGAATGGCGATTGGGCAAGGCCGGAATTTGCCGGAACGACGTAAATAaggatgtttatttaacaactgACCTCTATCCACACTTTACGTACTTGGGTTTCATACTTGTACTGAAATGACCTAGTTTTTTGTTCACTGGAAACTGATTCATCAATTACCcaaaagtattattttgttacggTTAACTAAAACATAACTACGAGTATAAgaattgtaatttgtaaatgttaaaatcatACCGAGAATCAGAACGAGCATAACTAGGtacatagatataaatataggTAGGTGAGCTGCCTGCTGCTGTGAGGACGACGCCTTAGGTGCTTGTTAATATAGGTGTTGTCATTGCTGTTGCCGTTGTCTTCGAAATTAgttggccgtttgctcgtttgccatttTCTACCTAAAAAAAGATAGGTGTGTAATATGTGCCATTACCAATTctgatatttgaaaacaaaaatattggacataatttaaaatcaacggcGGCGACGCGACAGTCAAATCAACAAGGGTTGAAAAAGTGGTTACACACCCTTGTGTTTACATCCTCAAGGGGTAGAAGGGATAAAATCTCGGTGAAGATTCGCGACTTAGTCGATGTATGACCTTGTAAAGGCGACTTAAATTAGATAGGATTTTCGATTCATAGACGGAACTATGCGAAACCGTCGCGTCGGTAGCTTgaagcaaaaataattataaatactaatttaacaaacaaaatttgcAAAGcctttttataactcaagtgaTAACTTTTTAAACGTTCTTCTAAACCAAAAACTATAACAATTTGTCAAATAtatcaaagtttaaaattgataaaaacaaaGCAGAGCAGAGCAGATACGAGTAGCACAATCTCACCAacaaataactataatatatatttaaatatacaaagaaattTGCGATCAcaagttttactttttattaacttatttaaaataatcctaATTGAAGTTAAATAGTTTCTtagcaataaaatacaaagtaatCATTGCTATTACCGGCCTTAGATAATATCATTAACTTtagctatttattattattttaagttttaatataattttcaatcgtCCTTTATGTTTTGTGTCAAGATAACGGTTCTATGAAATGTAAAGtagttacttatttaaattttctattgtttatgATCACTTTGTATCTGatagttttaaatcttttattgtcCTTTTTTGTTATTCGGACTTATTTAAACGTTTAGTAACATCATAAAGCATGCATAGGTTATGTTAGTCCGCTACATAGACCCGAGATCCCCGTGTACATAATCCTCGTATATAATAAAGGATAATTAGTTTGCCACACAGTTATGGTGGGCTGTGGCTGCTGACGGTGCCTAATGCCTCTGGTGCCTTAGTGCCTCTCTTGTAAGGTCCGCCCAACCCCATCTCACCTTGCCTCTTCTTCTTAAATAAAGCAATTCTCTGATTCActcaattacatttaattaacttaccAGCTACGGTTTTAGTGGCTCGGGATAGTTGCGTCTCGGTAATATGTCTCCAGCCACTGACTCTCTGATCGTCTAACTGTTCTTCTTACCATCCATCACTATTCCATGAACCGCTGTAGCCTAGCGCCTAGCGAATACTAAAATTTTCTATGTGTATTTGATCCAGAGCATAGAAGATGCAGTGGTTAGTCGTggcaaatatttgttttattcgaGCAACGTACGCTCGGATAAAGGTTTTCTTCCATTTTGGGATTCGGCAcattcttataattaatttctcgtattttcaacaaaatgttttgtctTCTTTATTAGATATAACCATTCTATAAGTACCTAATACCATGCTATTACATTGTAAgattaagtaattataatattataatatgtatgtagtGTATTTGAtggtttgttttatatttacataaaattatcgCTAAATAATCTCGAATAGCAATAATGAGTAACGTAAATTTATTGCTTCTTATTCATGAAATAAGTGCAGCGCGCCGCCGGTGTGTTCGGTGTGCGCTCTCGCCACTCTCCTCCTTGCCTTATCATAACTTAATCGGCGTAGCTTTCATCGAGCAAACTCTCTGTAATTGTGTGAAAATTTGATATGGAGAACGAACGTACGACCTCTCCTAGCGTTAGCCGACGACGTAAGCAACGCCGATGTTGCCGCTTTGCACACTAATGACAACTGATTAGTATCATCGGGCAAATACAACTACTTACTTTATTACGGTCCAGCATTTCATGTGAACGTCATCGCTTCTTTGGCCTCGAATATCGTTTAGGCCAAGGTTTGCTGCATTCGGTTGAGCTAGGCTCCGCTAATGTGGGATTGTTCTCAATGTAGCTGCCACTAAGGTTTCACATAAATCATATGTTTCGCCAATCATCTAACACCTTACGCGCGCTAAGACGGCGGCGAGGCGGGAAGTCGGGCAGGAGAACGGGCAACAGCCACGAGTAACATTCCGCTGGGGTGAACGCCATCTCCGCCTCGCCTCGCTCTTTCCTTGCCATTTTCTAACCGTCGCTAAGTGCTTAGAGCTGTGCTGCCGCTATGAAATCTTGTTTAAGGTTTAAAGTGCCCTTAGACGTACCTTCAATATAAATAGCTAGTTTAGGTTAAGTAGGATTATGACGAGTCGGACGGGGCCGGCCGCTACCGGTCTCTGTCCTACCGTCACAAATAGCCACCGTAATACTTCTTGTCGTTtcgttatttttgattttgttacTTACTGCATATTCATCCAGCGCAAGTCAGTTCACAGTTAACTATATCTGCGTGCAAATATACTTACATACCTACAGGTATAACCGGAATAAAACGCTAACCACCGTTTCAAGCGACCATCGTAACACCAAAATATAGACCGTTATAATGCATTGCCAAGACAGGTTACAATACAAACTAAACGATTTGCTGGCTATATCTTTTAATCGAGTTAACTATAATTTGCCTCATTTTCTTTAAGTTcgctcaattttattaaatatttaggtatttatattattgctaattaattatattaagccagttttttttaaagacttttttgccgtcttatttaattatttctagaaTAATAAACTTGTATAATGGAAATGGCGTCGCAGTTTGCCTGTCTGTTTAGAAGATGCGTGTGTACTGTGTATTGACACATTATCACCTAGTTAGGTAACCATAGAATAGGTTAGTGTAGCGGAGTAGCGAGGCACGCGGCACGGCTCGTGACGTTATCACAGTAACGTGCAATGCCGCGCTTTGTGCCGTGCAATGCTACGCGTTGTGCTGTGCAATGCTGCGCGTTGTGCCGTGCAATGCCGCGCATTGTGACGTGCAATGCTGCGCGTTGTGCCGTGCAATGCCGCGCTTTGTGCCGTGCAATGCCGCGCTTTGTGCCGTGCAATGCTACGCGTTGTGCCGTGCAATGCCGCGCATTGTGACGTGCAATGCCGCGCGTTGAGCCGTGCAATGCTGCGCGTTGTGCCGTGCAATGCCGCGCTTTGTGCCGTGCAATGCTACGCGTTGTGCCGTGCAATGCCGCGCGTTGTGCCGTGCAATGCCGCGCATTGTGACGTGCAATGCTGCGCGTTGTGCCGTGCAATGCCGCGCTTTGTGCCGTGTAATGCTACGCGTTGTGCCGTGCAATGCCGTGCGTAGTGCTGTGCAATGCTGCGCGTTGTGCCGTGCAATGCCGCGCATTGTGACGTGCAATGTTGCGCGTTGTGCTGTGCAATTCTGCGCGTTGTGCCGTGCAATGCTGTGCGTTGTGCTGTGCAATATAGCGGGTTGTGCCGTAGTGTCGCGTAGGCCGACATTTGACTGCACCATGGATTTGCAATACACGGATAATTTTACGATCGTTATgtcttttaaagtttataaaattttatttctttatcgaatacagattatatataaatataagcgaagttttaatttgaaaaagtttagtttagctgtaataaaagataaaaaagtaaaaaaaaactacataaagaaaatacaaaaaaaaattaaaataagaaaaccaaaaaaaaataaaaaatgataaaaccgaaaaaaaataaaaaacgaaaaacctaaaaaaatcaaaaacgaaaaacccaaaaaaaattaaaaataagaaaaccaaaaaaaaaacaagaaaaccgaaaacaagaaaaaaaaattaaaaccacaAAAtccaaaaaagtttaaaacacaaaatccaaaaaaaaactaaaaaatacaaaatccaaaaaaaaaataaaaatacaaaatccaaaaaaaaattaaaaatacaaaaaccaaaaaagttgaaataaatgacaaaaatactgctgctaaaaaaaaatacttaaaaacagaaaaaaaattcaaaatatatgaaatcaaaaaaaagtatatataatagcaaaacgcaaaaaaaatccaaaaaaggAAAATCCAAAAAAAGATTAAGATTAAGATTAAGAGTGaaattagtataattaattaataaattgataaagtcAGTGTTGACGATCATAGTCTGATagagaaatgtttaaaatcagCCTCGACGGGGGTTGCGGTACTCGCGAGCTCTACCCGCCTTGCACATACTCGTACGATCTCGATTCATTAGGTCTATACGATTACTTGTAACAAGATCGTAGAATATTAAATGGAAAAACAATCGTTACTTCGTCAAACAACGAATGATATATTAAAAGCAATATGTACAACTTCCATTCGAAACAACGATAGGTCGGAACATCGCGCGAAACATTAACGCTCTGACAGTCAAGCGTTGGTAACATGACCATCGTACTTTACCTCACCCAACCCTACTCTCGGCGCGGGCTGattcactttattatttattattagagattatttaattttaaagcttaTTGACTGGTTAAGTTATGTAAGCTTCACTCTT
This DNA window, taken from Papilio machaon chromosome Z, ilPapMach1.1, whole genome shotgun sequence, encodes the following:
- the LOC106717243 gene encoding voltage-gated potassium channel subunit beta-2 isoform X1, which produces MRRNEMQGKEGGREGVSVLMSRSESSMGRCTPHTPHTPHTPRTPLGLPDTVSIDSNTMPTIYRCRAPIASLDCMDDFSSNSQQMLDQVLEMSESRKMTRYMASHSLANLPSAVTAGLRYRNLGKSGLRVPNIGLGLWSSIDEDSSEAIVTAALENGINLFDLSEAHNAKGEAELGRILKKNNVRRTSVIIITKIYWSTNSDERGLSRRHIIESVKASLGRLQTEYIDVVLLHKADPVCPMSELVRAMNHVINQGWVMYWGTARWSPSEIMEAYTNCKHANCITPIVEQTEYNMFCRDKPELHMPELYHKIGVGMMVWSAITTGSRVGRDDCAGLFAKSRFNRKSSTFSWCEENLALTEHTAMGGAEGREPSGEAPRTYGEKLRALHDLADTLNCTMSQLAVAWCLKNEAVNCVLLGATSVDHFKHHIHALQIVPQLTPAVMAQVERLLGNKPQRPPMLSTLAMRSQQAGNTVRIDMPGGAASGAGTPKPEGEASAEGEASTPAKESGRSFCDIQ
- the LOC106717243 gene encoding voltage-gated potassium channel subunit beta-2 isoform X2; this translates as METYDATIEDSSFENEDKTKKPSTKRFLRKNFHTYSTKCRAPIASLDCMDDFSSNSQQMLDQVLEMSESRKMTRYMASHSLANLPSAVTAGLRYRNLGKSGLRVPNIGLGLWSSIDEDSSEAIVTAALENGINLFDLSEAHNAKGEAELGRILKKNNVRRTSVIIITKIYWSTNSDERGLSRRHIIESVKASLGRLQTEYIDVVLLHKADPVCPMSELVRAMNHVINQGWVMYWGTARWSPSEIMEAYTNCKHANCITPIVEQTEYNMFCRDKPELHMPELYHKIGVGMMVWSAITTGSRVGRDDCAGLFAKSRFNRKSSTFSWCEENLALTEHTAMGGAEGREPSGEAPRTYGEKLRALHDLADTLNCTMSQLAVAWCLKNEAVNCVLLGATSVDHFKHHIHALQIVPQLTPAVMAQVERLLGNKPQRPPMLSTLAMRSQQAGNTVRIDMPGGAASGAGTPKPEGEASAEGEASTPAKESGRSFCDIQ
- the LOC106717243 gene encoding voltage-gated potassium channel subunit beta-2 isoform X3 gives rise to the protein MDDFSSNSQQMLDQVLEMSESRKMTRYMASHSLANLPSAVTAGLRYRNLGKSGLRVPNIGLGLWSSIDEDSSEAIVTAALENGINLFDLSEAHNAKGEAELGRILKKNNVRRTSVIIITKIYWSTNSDERGLSRRHIIESVKASLGRLQTEYIDVVLLHKADPVCPMSELVRAMNHVINQGWVMYWGTARWSPSEIMEAYTNCKHANCITPIVEQTEYNMFCRDKPELHMPELYHKIGVGMMVWSAITTGSRVGRDDCAGLFAKSRFNRKSSTFSWCEENLALTEHTAMGGAEGREPSGEAPRTYGEKLRALHDLADTLNCTMSQLAVAWCLKNEAVNCVLLGATSVDHFKHHIHALQIVPQLTPAVMAQVERLLGNKPQRPPMLSTLAMRSQQAGNTVRIDMPGGAASGAGTPKPEGEASAEGEASTPAKESGRSFCDIQ